One Ignavibacteria bacterium DNA window includes the following coding sequences:
- a CDS encoding BrnT family toxin codes for MISFENIEGFEWDEGNIEKNWQRHQILNTEAEQVFFNEPIILEDEKHSTSIEQRYHALGKTDNGKYLLIVFTVRKKSIRIISARTMSYKERKMYDEKTKKDSEI; via the coding sequence CTTTGAGTGGGATGAAGGAAATATTGAAAAGAATTGGCAACGACATCAAATACTTAATACTGAAGCCGAACAAGTATTTTTCAATGAGCCAATTATTTTGGAAGATGAGAAACATTCGACTTCGATTGAGCAACGATACCACGCGCTTGGAAAAACTGACAATGGAAAATATCTACTCATTGTTTTTACGGTTCGCAAAAAGTCAATAAGAATTATTTCTGCAAGAACAATGTCATACAAAGAAAGAAAAATGTACGATGAAAAAACTAAAAAAGATTCCGAAATTTAA